GCGACCAGCGGGCGGGCGGCCTGCCGCGTCAGGGCCGCGTACCAGCGCCGCAGCAGGCCGCTGGTGTCCTGGCCCTGATGCTCGGCCCACAGCAGTTCGGCGTAGGTGGCAAACCCCTCGTTCAGCCACACGTCTGCCCAGTCGCCCAGCCGCACGCTGTCTCCGAACCACTGGTGGGCCAGTTCGTGCAGCGCCACCTCCTCGCCCTGCTCGCGGGCGGGAAAGGTGCTGAGCGTGGCGGTTTCCAGCGCCAGAAGCTGCGGATCGTGCGTGATGGCCGCGCCGTAAGCGGCGAACGGATATGGCCCGAACCAGCCGGTCAGCACGCTCAGCATGTCAGCAACGCGGGCAAACGGCGTCCGAACACTCTCTGGCGTTCCCGCAGGAAAGGCGTCGCGCAGGGCCACACCGCCCGCACTGGGCCGCGTCACCACGTCCAGCCGTCCGACCTGAATGCCCAGCGCATACGTCGCGGTTTCCTGCGGCAACTCGAAATCGGTGACGGTGCGCCCATTCTGGGAACGTTGCCCGGTCTGCACGCCGCTGGCGACGGCGGTATATCCGGCAGGCACGTCCAGATGCAGCGTGAAGCTGGCTCCGTCGGTGGGCAGGTCGTTGCAGGGGAAGTAGGTATGTGCCCCGTCGGGTTCGGAATACGTGTAACTGGCGTCGTCCTGCGTGATCCAGCCGAGCCGCAGTCCCAGGTCGAGGTGCAGCGCGGGCGTGCCCTGATACGTCACGCCGAGGGTAAACCGCGTGCCTGCCTTCAGCGGTGCTGGCGGCAAAATCAGCAGTTTCTCGCCCACCTGGGCAAAGCGGGCAGCCTGACCGTTCAGCAGCACGTCCGAGGTGATCGGCCCGGCAAAATCCAGTGCAATCTGGTTCAGGTCGCTCAGCGCTGTGATGCTCAGTACGGCCCGCCCACTCAGGGTGTCGATGCGCGGATCACTGCGAATGCTCAGGTCGTAGTGTGTCACGTCCAGGCCGGGTGCTCCGAGCGCCGGATAGATGCTGTCGCCCGCACCGGAAGGAACCGAGAAGCCCGCCGGAACGCTGGACACGGGCGGCGCGGCAGAAACAGCCGGAGCGACCTGAGCAGCGCCCGAACCCAGAACGGCAAGGAGCAGCGCGGTGAGCAGCGAGCGGCAGGACATGGAGAGTACGGTAGCGGGAAAATCGGCCCCGAACAGTACGGCTGAATGAGAAACGCGAGCGCTGCGAGCAGACGTGCCGTTTACCTTCCCCGCTGATGCGGTCGCCCGCCTGCGCTCAGTTCCGCGTGACTGCCTGCCTATCCACGTCTCGCGCTCTCGGCACGCCTGCCAGCCCCAGCGTCAGATCGAGTTCGGCCAGCACATTCTGAATCACCT
Above is a window of Deinococcus ruber DNA encoding:
- a CDS encoding M1 family metallopeptidase, with amino-acid sequence MSCRSLLTALLLAVLGSGAAQVAPAVSAAPPVSSVPAGFSVPSGAGDSIYPALGAPGLDVTHYDLSIRSDPRIDTLSGRAVLSITALSDLNQIALDFAGPITSDVLLNGQAARFAQVGEKLLILPPAPLKAGTRFTLGVTYQGTPALHLDLGLRLGWITQDDASYTYSEPDGAHTYFPCNDLPTDGASFTLHLDVPAGYTAVASGVQTGQRSQNGRTVTDFELPQETATYALGIQVGRLDVVTRPSAGGVALRDAFPAGTPESVRTPFARVADMLSVLTGWFGPYPFAAYGAAITHDPQLLALETATLSTFPAREQGEEVALHELAHQWFGDSVRLGDWADVWLNEGFATYAELLWAEHQGQDTSGLLRRWYAALTRQAARPLVATAAPQLFDSTSYQRGALTLHVLRLQIGDASFRRVLQSYAARYAGHSARTADFLNVVRDVAGQTALNALLPWVNGPSLPPLPPEF